CCCGATGTGGGATGGAGTTTGtacataacacaacaaacaTCATAAGATTCATACTAGCTAATTTGATTCGTTTACCGGTAAGGGACTTTGAGAGCAGTTTGGAAGCCAGAGTTTTGGTAGAGAGAGCCATAGTTTGCAAGATCTTCTTCAGAGAACCAAGGTGGTAAGGGAGTGGAGGAATCGACAAGGTCCATTATCTCTTGGTTTTCACGCGCGATTGGTATCTCACTGCGCGAGAAGAGAGTGTAGACGTTGCGCACCACTGTTTTGTTGTCAAAGCGGCCAAAATCAGCCTCGGCTCGTCCAGGTTGCTGAGATGGAAAAAGTGAGTTGTGAGTATTCGGGAAACTAAAGAATGAAGACAAGCATATATACCTGCCATCTGGCGACATAGAAACCTTCGGGAAGATGGTCAGCTGTAGAGGAAATGGAAGCATTGATAGGCAGGTAAGGTACACCCATGGTAATAACTCCACACACTCTGTGAGGGTGAAATAGTGCAAATAAGTAAGCAACTACGGCTCCAAAATCCTTGCCGATCACAAAAGCCTGCCCAACATGAAAATTATCAAACCACCTCTCACCTCTTTATGTAAAGCTGATAAACATATATTAAGTGATATCTATTGGTGTTTTTAGTACATGttttgtactcccttcgttacctcatagttgaggcggaacttttttggcacggagtttaagaaatgaatgttgagtgtgttaaataaatagataaaaaaaaataagaaagagaaaaaggtaaagagaataaagtaaaaagtgaataaagcagagaaaataaagtaagagagagtaacgtaagagagaggaaaaaattactatatatggaaataactcaactatgaaggaacgaagagagtattaaatTCTATAGCAAGTTATACGTACACTTTAattgttgtattgatatttcttctatgtgatttttttttgtaattcttggtacttttgtttcttcttcaataatattatatttatattttaagctTTTACTAAATTGTGATTAACCAAACGTAGATGATTTGTTAATACATGTTCCAGTCGGATGAGTTCTCAAGgatcattttcaatttctcaacCATCTTAAGAAATAGATACGATACATATTAAGGCCCTAAGTTCACACACCAAAGTCATTAACAGAAATGAGGAAAAGTCAGTGGCtagtttattaattaaaactaatggagtaaattataaaaggggaaaaaagaaGGTGAAAGCGAACCTTTTGGATAGCAAGAGCGTCAAGAAGCGAGAGAAGGTCCGCCACGAGGTCCTTGAAGGAGGCTTTGTCGGGTTCGGGTGGCGGGTCGGATAGCCCGTACCCTCTGTAATCCGGAGCAATGGCTCTGAACCCGGCCTCCGCCACCGCGATCATCTGGTGCCGCCACGAGTACCATATTTCCGGGAAACCGTGCAAGAACACCACCGCCGGAGACGACTCGCCGCCGATCTCCGCCGTGTGNNNNNNNNNNNNNNNNNNNNNNNNNNNNNNNNNNNNNNNNNNNNNNNNNNNNNNNNNNNNNNNNNNNNNNNNNNNNNNNNNNNNNNNNNNNNNNNNNNNNATATTCATTCATCACGTAAAATCAAATTCTTCAATTAAAACAACATAGTTTAATagccatatcttatttataattatttcacaAAGATAAACAGTAATAGTTTATAAGTAAAAAAGCCATATCATATTTCGATTTTCGACTACTAgcttaagagcatccgcaatggttaATAGCACATAGGCCATCCATTCTCTCCTCTCGCACGCGaatactaaaaaaaccacccGCCACGTCGATTTAGGCTAGCCATAGgtcagccgcaataaaaacaattcaaaatatactacatttacggaattaaaattgcgatatacgaattaaatttacgacacatatacggaaaaataatccattccattaaaaaaaaagtacaaagatttttaaaaaaaagtacatgattttttttaaaaaaggctTCAACAcccgagccccgccactctctactcctcatcgcgTCGCCGCGCCGCTCCTCGCGCCGCCTCCGTCTCCGCTGCGCGcgccgccacccgtggtatctcgagcccacgtcggaacccccgCCGTGACTCGCGATCTCTAAATCAGCAcgatgctctcgagcatctcgtaATGAATCctctcttctccgtggggtcgcGGGCGTTCTTCCACTATCAAGACCCGAACATCCGAGCCCGcgtttggttacgcgaatggagagtgtactcgagtggggcgggCCGGGAGGGGCGAGGACCGACCCGCGGGCGATAGGGGATCCGCCTCGCGCCCGGCTGCGCCGCTTCGTCCAACCGGGCGGGGCGACCGaaatgaaggaggggatggaaactcctcggCATCATCCGGGGGAGATCGTGGGATCAGCGGCTACGCGGCGCAATCGCCGCTATGGTTAAGTCGGCTGCTTCTTGACCACCGGCGTCGCACCCCGCCGGAACTTCTCGAGTCCTTCGGCAACAAGAAGCACTCCCAAGAAagtgaactccttatacttcccctccaaggggaactgactcgcggctatcctccgggcgtgCCGTCCCCGGGTCTCGCCCACTTCTCCAAGCtgacggagggcgttggcgtacaaattCGCAAAGCGGCCAACCGCGGCCACTGGTGCGCTCCCCACCCCTTAGGACCTCCTCGTTCTTGAAGTCCTTCCGTGCGGCGGTGCCTCTTATAGCGGCAGcgatcttcgcccacatgttggcGACCCGCTGGTTGTTGGCAACCAGCtggatcgtcgcacacctccGACCACCCCTTGGCCACCGCgagtactcatcctccgtccacttccccCGGCCGGGGGTGTCGTCAGGAACACGATGACTGCGCCCGACCGccttgcccttccccttccccctCGTCTTTCCTCGGCCGGCCGGCCGTCGAACGGAGTATCATCGctcccgagatcgatcccatATCATGCATGACGAAGGTCATCGCGAGAACCGTCTCCAccgggtcgacgtgtgagacgaagccgtcaaaaatcAAGCGAGGGCCGATATACCGCGCCCCTCCCGGTGACCCCGCACCCCCTCCCGCATCCTCGGGATACATACTGGCAAGATCCCCCCGGCATCCCCcgccacatcatccccatcattgCTCGCAACATCACCTGCCGCATCGGGGCATACCCCCACTCGCGTGATCGCGCCGCCCCGGCATCCCCACGGCATACCCCCGGTTCCCCCATCGCCCCGGCGCAccagccatcatccccatcatcgaTTCCAAGGGATGTTAAATCCCGGCCCATCTCGCTTCATCCGATCCCACTGATCGTGGAGTCCGAGAGCCGCTGTCGCCGGACGGATTAAGTTGTTGTGTGATCCATCACtttcgatgatgctcttgagcggaaagttagagagagagaaaaaaacaaaaaagtggtgcaaatgaaaatgaagcgAAAAtcgtttatatatgatttaaaaaaaaaatcaaaaatgtCGGTATTTGGCCGTCGGTAGCCCGATCGGGCCTCCCGCGATAAGCGGCTAAGCCCGTCGGCCTAGCGTTTGACCCGGCGAAGCGTCGAGCCGCGCCAATCCGGCTCGCCCGATTTTATGGCGATTACAATGGTTGACTAGCCCGTCGACTTGTATGACGAATCGGCTTCTAGCCCGTGCATAGCCGACCattatggatgctctaatagtagtattagtattagttattaatattAGGAAACCAAAATTGATTCGAATTggatttaaaaagaaaattaataattataaatattttcatagatatttgtgaattaaattaattttaaaaacaatggTTGCTACATTAAGTTAGTTTACTTgactaaataaaattgaaaagttgaatttgcataatacaaaaaataaaacatgaggTTTTTTCCTCTCAACGTTTCCTAACAATGAGattattatttacattttccaaaaataaaaaatttcaaatgttatgaattttatataattaataaagtaagagatatagaaagaaaaaataattaaaatattattaatacacGTCCAGATGAAGGTAGTAAAATAAACCGGGTTTCTTTCTTCTCACTGTTCCCTTCAAAGCAGTTTTAGTTTATGATTGATTGCAAATGTTTTAGTTAATCCAGAATAAAAGAAAGTATCCGTAGAAGGATTTGGAAATCGTTCCGTACTCGTCTTAAACCCTAAGCCGTCGCGGTGCTCAGCTCAGCCGCCGACCTTCGTCGTCGTAGCTGCCGTGCAGAGTCCAGCCGAAGTCGTACCGTTTCTTCTAATCAAAACTTTGTCGGGAATTATTGGTTATCGAGCCCTATCTATTTGCCACTCCTTATCTAAATGGCATTTGTAGTGACGCCCTCGTTCAACGCCAGCTACACAACTCGGCGAGAAGACATTCATCTGCTAAATCCGTGCTTTgagttgaaaattgaaaaacctTTTGGTAATAGATTAAGCTGTAGACCTCCTATTCCGCGGAAACCTCTCGTCGCGATGGCCAGCAACTCAGTGCAATCTGTCGCGCTGGTGTCTACGCTTGACCCGAGGAATGTTGGAACATCGATAATGGTAGATTTTGGTTTCGTCGAGTTGTATTTCATCTGTTATGGATTTTGGTGCTGTTTGTTTCTTATCAATTAGAAATTGAAGCATTTGCTGATATAGAAAGTGTGCACTTTACTTCTGCTATACTATATCATAATCGCTgttgaaatttgtattttgcTATAGGTGAATGGCTGTACAGGGAAAGTGGGGAGGGCTGTGCTTGAAGCCGCCATAGCTGCTGGGCTTAACCCGGTTCCTGTAGCGTTAGGTGGTCCGGATGATGTTGGGAAAATCTTGGATTTCAATGGAAAGCAGATTGAAATTCACGGTCCATCTGACAGAGAATCTGTATTGTCTTCGGCATTTAAGGAATACCCGGACTTGATTGTAGTCGACTACAAGTACCATCTGCTGTGAATGGTATTCACTGACTCATTTTGCTGTAGAACCCAGATAGAATTTGAGGTATTAGTGGGTGGTTACTGATTGAACATGTCCTATAACACTTTTGAATCTTGAACTAGTTTTGCATGAATGATATTTTTAGGTGTTACACGACTAAGCTCATGTCACAAGTCACATAGAGTTATGTCAAGATTCTCACTACATTTATGTAGCACAATACTGGTCCCATGTAGCTGTTGTTTGTATGATTGGATTGTTATAGTTGTTAGTCTTGATGTAAAACTTGAATTCTGTCAGGCGTTATCTGAAAATTTTgctattcttattttaaaagatagAAATGATAAGCTGCAAATTCTTCAGTGGTTATGTGCCAACTTCAGTTGACGTGGATGACCATGGTTTAAAGTTGTTTGTTACCTAAGAACTTGATAACTCTGCATGGACTGACAAGGGATGTGTGGCAAGTTTCTTGCCCGTGTCCCTATATTTTCATCTAATATCAAGACTGACTTCTGTAACCTTCATGTCATGATATACAGATAATGCAGCCCTTTATTGCAAAGTCGGGGTACCCTTTGTAATGGGAACTACTGGAGGAGACAGGGAGCTTCTGTATAAGACTGTGGATGACTCAAAAGTTTATGCTGTGATATCTCCCCAAATGGGTAAACAGGTGCCCAAATCTTAAGCAACTGACTTTTGTTCACTGTCATTAATTCTCTCGTACTTTACATGAATAACTTTTTTGAACTGATCTTTTTAGGTGGTAGCATTTCTTGCAGCCATGGAAATTATGTCAGAACAATTTCCTGGTGCCTTTTCTGGGTACGATCTAGAGGTAAATTCTATTCGcttcatgttttaattatgatCCAGCAGCCTTGTTTGATCATATTCAGTATTGATTTTTTCATGTTCTTGATGGTATCTTTTTACATAAAGGGTCCTTTTGTTCTACAAGTAGCAACTAACTGGTTTGGGACGTTTTACGTTTTCTTTTTACTGAGCTCCTAAGTTGTGGCCAGCCTCTAATAtgcattttcttctctctactGCCTAACATTTGTATAGGTAATGGAGTCTCATCAAGCTAGCAAGTTGGATGTTTCTGGAACTGCTAAGGCTGTCATCTCTTGTTTCAAAAACTGGGAGCTGAATTTGAGGAAGAGCAGGTACACTTAACAATTAAGTTTGTTCTTTTCATGCACCATGGGAAGGGGTTCCAGTTATTATAATGCAATGATATCTACTGTTAAGTATTGATGCCAATCATTCTGGGAATTGGGGATATCTCAACTAGGAATTCTGTAGGTACCCTCAAAATTAAGAGCCATGAGGTTGTAATGCACTGAAAGTCATTTTGCATTTAGCAGATAAGTACTTCCCATTTTGTGTATGTGCAATGACTGAAATCGTGTTTGTGGCCTATCGCATTCTGTTTGGAAGCATTTCTCTGAGATGGGGTTATAATGGTTTTTCGTTACTATATTTATCAAATCTTTTCCTCAATCAGGTAAAACTAATAAGGGACCCTAGGTTACAAGTTGAGATGGTGGGTGTCCCTGAAGAATATTTGTCCGGTCATGCATTTCACATGTATCACCTAACATCACCTGATGGAACGTAAGTATCAGCCCGCTTTTTCTGATTGTGGATTCTTTTGATTAGTTAATTGCACATTTCTCATTATTGCATATGTATGTCCACTGGAACAGTGTCTCCTTTGAGTTTCAACACAACGTATGTGGTAGATCAATCTATGCAGAGGGTACTGTTGATGCTATTCTATTCCTCGCCAAAAGGTACTACTTTGTTTTACTATGATTAGTAATATTCGATTGACAAACTGTTGCATACGGTTCgattttgagaaaaaagtgTGCTTTAGCATATTATTGACATGTTCATTTTGCTCCGTTGTTGTACAATTGTCCTAATTTAAACCTCTTTTGCGAGATGCAGGTGAGATCAAACGCTGACAAACGGATTTATGATATGATTGATGTTCTCCGCAGGGTAATATGAGATAAAGAATTTGTCAGAGTTTTGTAGTTTCTTTCCCATGAAATAGCATGATGACAGAGCTTTTTTCGAAGTGATTATTTATTGGCTTCTCTAACTAGTAGTTGCAATATGGGCTTCGATTATTTGGTGTGTACCTTGGGGGAAATAGTAGTTAACGCCCAAAGATACACAACATCACATAGGCTTTTCAAACTAGTAGTTGCAATATGGACTCGATTATTTAGTGCGTACATTGGGGAAATAGTCGTTAACGATCAAATATACACAACAACTCACACGGGCTTCTCATTGTTCTCAAACTAGTAGTTGCAATATGGACTTGATTATTTAGTGCGTACATAGGGGAAATAGTCGTTAACGATCAAAGATACACAACAATTCACACTTCTTGAAACTCTTATATATAGAAACAACAGAAATAGTATGGTCCTGAGTCTCCTGACAGAGATCTAGccttcaaatatttttcttgagAAAGTTGAGGATAAAGTGATTCACTTGCTCAGGGAACTGCTCTTGCACAAAATGACTCCCTTCTGGCACAAACACCGTCTCCACATTCGGAACAAACATCTTCATTTGGTCGCTCTTTATATAGTCCTCCATGCCAGGGAACTTGAACACATAATCCTTCTCACCCATGATAAATAATGCCGGGACCTCAACTTTCTCATTTGTGATATCGAAAGTTTCAGACATCGACCTAATATTTTCATCCAAGTTAGCCAAAGGCAGGAAAGCGAAGATTCATactaatgttataattttacTTAACTTGATTGTGTCCACCACTCATTCGTAAATACGAATATAAAGAAACAAGTATGGTGTTCCGTACCTGTATGGGACTTTGAGAGCAGTTTGGAAGCCAGAGTTTTCATAGAGAGAGCCATAGTTTGCAAGATCTTCTTCGGAGAACCAAGGTGGTAAAGGAGTGGAGGAATCGACTATGTCCATTATCTCCTGGTTTTCATGCGCGATTGGTATCTCACTGCGCGAGAAGAGAATGTAAACATTGCGCACCACTGTTTTGTTATCAAAGCGGCCAAAATCAGCCTCGGCTCTCCCAGGTTTCTGAGATGGACAGATTAAGCTGAGCTCTAGTCATATCATATAATATTGGGCAACTAAAGAATGAAGATATATGCATACCTGCCATCTCGCGATGTAGAAACCTTCGGGAAGATGTTCAGTAAAGGAGATGGGAGTGATAGGCAGGTAAGGTATACCCATGGTAATGACTCCACAGACTCTGTCAGGGTGAATGAGTGCAAATAAGTAAGCAACTCTGGCTCCAAAATCCTTGCTTATCACAAAGGCCTGACCCAACATATTGCATAAACAGGTTAATACTGTGAAACATGGAAATTTCAAACCACCTCTTTATTTAAAGCTGATATACATATTCAAATTATGTTCTCTGATATCTATCATCATATAAAGATCCTGTTTTTTCcacattataattataaattgtgCTTTTTTTTCCATCCCTACAAGATGTAGTAAAACTAGTATTCTTTTgcatcattaatttattttcattagttGCAGTTTCTCACATCTTGCTCTTCAGAGCTTTCTGtgaattttattgttttcataaattatgattatgtTTCGTTATTTTTCCAGTAGTCTGAAATACTTTTATCGGTGTTTTATTTTAGCCCTGTTTTGTGTCATTTTCTTACTGTAAATTCTATTGCAATCTGTACATTTTGATTGAATTGATATTTCTTTTGTGAACTTTTTGTACTAATtgtatatacatttatattttaagctTTTAAACTTATTAAAGTAGTATTAGTCAAGTTCCAGTTGTGATTAAAGAATCATAAATGATTTATCCATAATTATTTTGCATTTCGTTAATTTCTCACAGTgtatttcaatttctcaacTATCATAAGAAAAAGATTGAGAAGATGCATATGCTGTTATGAATCAATTTGCACAGAAAGTTTAAAGGCACAAGTccacatataaaattataaatttctagaaagtcaataaaaaatgaatttattaatataatagaaaacccaaatatcatcaaattattaggactattaaattaaacgaaaaaagggaaaaagaaggTGAAAGCGAACCTTTTGGATAGCGAGAGCGTCAAGAAGCGAGAGAAGATCCGCCACGATATCCTTGTGGAGGCATTGTCGGGTTCGGGTGGGGGGTCGATAGCCCGTACCTCTGTAATCCGGAGCAATGGCTCTGAACCCGGCCTCCGCCACCGCGATCATCTGGTGCCGCCACGAGTACCATATTTCCGGGAAACCGTGCAGGAACACCACCGCCGGAGATGACTCGCCGCCGATCTCCGCCTCGTGGATCTTTAGACCGTTGACTTGTACCAACTTGTGCTGGATTTTATCCATGCTCGATCGATAGTTTTGAGAAGAATATAGTAAATGGGATTTTTATCATTCACCACACTATTATAGTACTAACAATTGAAGAAGTTGTTGGATGCCGACACAGTACAATAAAGCTAGGTGGAGTATATTTCAAAGCCACATATTACAAAGCTAGAGGACAAAAGTATACTCCATCGTTCCTCCATAATAAATATCCTGTTGGATAATTTGGAAACTTTTATCAATGTAggttaaaaattaatgaaatgagttgaaaagttAATGTGAtggagtcctacttttaaaatattactgttttataataaaagtgaaaaggaaTGAATTAATGAATACGAGGTCactataaaatagtaaaagtgagtTGGGCAAATTACAGGAGTAGAAGTGAAATCGGTTGAATTTTAGGACGGGGAGTAGTACTGATGCGAGTACTCCTCTATTCCGGTAGTGGAGGCGTTTTCATTCGCGATTTAAGAAAACATTGTGTTAAGTGacagaaagaaataaaaatgtagagagaagagaataaaataaagtactatttaagtaaatgagaaaaaatgtgtttgacttttattaaaagagaaatgattcccctattaaaaaatatactaaaatgataaaagattCTAATCTTTTGAACGGAGGGGTTAGTACTATGGTAAATAGTCTTTTCTTTGCATCTCCTACACCAAAAATGGTCTTAAAATGAGTCAGCAcacaatttaagaaaagttcGGTTAAAGATGGAAAGTTGCTTCTAATTTATTACTCggcattttatcttttattataCTTTACCAGTTTTGCGTTAAAATTCGAGACCTCCATCAATGAGACTAGTATGTTTtatggacgaagggagtacgtTAAAATGGCGTggtagaaatattttttactatccTTGCTTGCGTGTGAAAGCCACAAATTACAGCTAGAAGAAAATCGTGAACTATAGGATAGGTTCCAATGCGATTACTAATTTTTACAATATCGATCGTCTATTTAATGTTaggaaataatataatatacaaCGTGATAACCCTAGATCTTGCTctaacaaaaacaaacaatatatACAAGCATACATTATAGTCCCCCTAAAAGTAATCAAATTGATCGCTGTGAATATTATCGTTGTTGTAAACTCTCATTTTCCTGCTCGAATGCAACATCAAAATATGCCGCTAATCACAACTCAAAAGCATATATGCATCCCTTCCGTCTTCACTTGTGAAAATTTGGAATTactaatctaaaaataaaaggctCTATGAACAAAACCTCTTGCGGatagaaataagaaaaacgAACAAGCTTATGAacatttaaattgaaatttaattatgaaatcaaTATATAGGCTACATGTCATAAATGTAATTATGGATCCAATTTTTTAGAACTATTTCACACGGCCAAACTTTTTAAAGCTTTTTATACATAACACAGTGAGACAAAACTCTTATTACAATAGAAACAACAGAAATGTCGGGACAGAAGTGTAACCTTCAAGCATTTTTTTGTAGAAAGTTGAGGATAAGGTGATTCACTTGCTGAGGGAACTGCTCCTGCACAAAATGACTCCCTTCCGGCACAAACACCGTCTCCACCTTCGGAACAAACGCCTTCATTCGATCGCTCCTTATATAGTCCTCCATGCCAGGGATCTTGATGACATAATCCTTCTCACCCATGATAAACAATGCCGGACCTCAACTTTCTCATTTGTGATTTGTAAGTTTCAGACTTAcacctatatattttcattcaaGTTAGCCAACATGTTAGTACAAACCTATCCCCCATCGGACATTTGAGaaagttggaaggtgtatataattcctgtccaaccccaattagtttgaggccttttTTGGGAgtacccaaaaacaaatccggGGTGACCCAAAGCCAGGTTGGCATCCTAACAACGGTATCGAGCCGGGTTAGGTGGCTACTTCCCCCGACTCCCGATGTGGGATGGAGTTTGtacataacacaacaaacaTCATAAGATTCATACTAGCTAATTTGATTCGTTTACCGGTAGGGACTTTGAGAGCAGTTTGGAAGCCAGAGTTTTGGTAAAAAGCCATAGTTTGAAGATCTTTTTCCCAAGAAACCAAGGGGGGAAAGGGGAGTGGAGGAATCGACAAGGTCCATTATCTTTTGGGTTTTTCCACCCCGATTGGTATCTCACGGGGCGCGAGAAGAGAGTGTAGACGTTGCGCACCACTGTTTTGTTGTCAAACCCGGCCAAAATCAGCCTCGGCTCCCCAGGTTGCTGAGATGGAAAAAGTGGGGTTGTGAGTTTTGGGGGAAACTAAAGAATGAAGACAAGCATATATACCTGCCATCTGGCGACATAAAAAACCTTCAAAGATGGTCAGCTGAAAGGGGAAATGGAAGCATTGATAGGCAGGAAAGGTACACCCATGGTAATAACTCCACACACTCTGTGAGGGGGGAAATGTGAAATGGGGGGCCTTTGGTAAAAAAATCCTTCCCCGTCACAAAACCTTTCcccaatttttgaaaattatcaaACCACCTCCCCACCTCTTTATGAAAAAGCTGATAAACATATATTAAGTGATATCTATTGGTGTTTTTAGTACATGTTTTGTACCCCCTTCTTTTACCCCCGGGGGGTTGgggggaaattttttttggacggagtttaagaaatgaatgttgagtgtgttaaataaatagaaaaaaaaaataagaaagaaaaaggtaaagagaataaagaaaaaagtgaataaaggggaaaaaataaagtaagggGAAGGGTAACTaagaggggaaaaaaaaatttcttaaaataaataactcaaTAAGGCCCCAAGAGAGTTTAAATTCTATAGCAAGTTATCCGTACACTTTAattgttgtattgatatttcttctatgtgattttttttgaaaattttgggtacttttgtttttcttcaataatattatatttatattttaagctTTTACTAAATTGTGATTAACCAAACGTAGATGATTTGTTAATACATGTTCCCGTCGGATGAGTTCTCAAGgatcattttcaatttctcaacCATCTTAAGAAATAGATACGATACATATTAAGGCCCTAAGTTCACACACCAAAGTCATTAACAGAAATGAGGAAAAGTCAGTGGCtagtttattaattaaaactaatggagtaaattaaaaaagggggaaaaaaaagaaggtgAAAGCGAACCTTTTGGATAGCAAGAGCGTCAAGAAGCGAGAGAAGGTCCGCCACGAGGTCCTTGAAGGAGGCTTTGTCGGGTTCGGGTGGCGGTCGGATAGCCCGTACCCTCTGTAATCCGGAGCAATGGCTCTAAACCCCGGCCTCCGCCACCGCGATCATCTGGTGCCGCCACGAGTACCATTTTTCCCGGGAAACCGTGAAGAACACCACCGCCGGAGACGACTCGCCGCCGATCTCCGCCGTGTGGATCTTTAGACCGTTGACTTGTACGAACTTGTGCTGGATTTTATCCATGCTTTTGAGGGAAATGAAATGGGATTTACTCCATCATTTAGCACacttatattcataaattatctCCTTCGCCCCATTTAAAACCCCATTTATGCAgtaaagttttaagaaatgttaaaaagagttaataaaaaaaagtttgttgAATGGGgttaacatataaaatttaattgaaaggAAAAgctgaaatgagttagtgaaaggTGAGATTTTACgtgtaaa
The nucleotide sequence above comes from Salvia hispanica cultivar TCC Black 2014 chromosome 5, UniMelb_Shisp_WGS_1.0, whole genome shotgun sequence. Encoded proteins:
- the LOC125189997 gene encoding bifunctional epoxide hydrolase 2-like, translated to MIAVAEAGFRAIAPDYRGYGLSDPPPEPDKASFKDLVADLLSLLDALAIQKAFVIGKDFGAVVAYLFALFHPHRVCGVITMGVPYLPINASISSTADHLPEGFYVARWQQPGRAEADFGRFDNKTVVRNVYTLFSRSEIPIARENQEIMDLVDSSTPLPPWFSEEDLANYGSLYQNSGFQTALKVPYRCKSETYNITNEKVEVPALFIMGEKDYVIKIPGMEDYIRSDRMKAFVPKVETVFVPEGSHFVQEQFPQQVNHLILNFLQKNA
- the LOC125187997 gene encoding epoxide hydrolase A-like, which translates into the protein MDKIQHKLVQVNGLKIHEAEIGGESSPAVVFLHGFPEIWYSWRHQMIAVAEAGFRAIAPDYRGTGYRPPTRTRQCLHKDIVADLLSLLDALAIQKAFVISKDFGARVAYLFALIHPDRVCGVITMGIPYLPITPISFTEHLPEGFYIARWQKPGRAEADFGRFDNKTVVRNVYILFSRSEIPIAHENQEIMDIVDSSTPLPPWFSEEDLANYGSLYENSGFQTALKVPYRSMSETFDITNEKVEVPALFIMGEKDYVFKFPGMEDYIKSDQMKMFVPNVETVFVPEGSHFVQEQFPEQVNHFILNFLKKNI